From Pseudomonas sp. B21-028, one genomic window encodes:
- a CDS encoding cytochrome b has product MPWKNSENRYSTVTVTLHWLMLVLLAVVYACIELRGIFPKGSGGRTLIKEAHFMLGLTVFLLVWLRLFARSMGKAPAIFPASPVWQTFLARLMHWALYLFMIAMPLLGWLITSAEGHQVMFYGFDLPLLVDQDKAFAKQLEGWHVLGGTIGYWLIGLHALAGLYHHYIVRDNTLLRMMPKRG; this is encoded by the coding sequence ATGCCCTGGAAAAATTCCGAGAACCGCTACAGTACCGTCACGGTCACCTTGCACTGGTTGATGCTGGTGCTGCTGGCTGTGGTTTATGCCTGCATTGAATTGCGCGGGATCTTCCCCAAGGGCAGCGGCGGTCGAACCCTGATCAAGGAAGCGCATTTCATGCTCGGCCTGACCGTGTTCCTGCTGGTCTGGCTGCGCCTGTTCGCCCGCAGCATGGGCAAGGCACCGGCCATCTTTCCGGCTTCACCCGTCTGGCAGACGTTCCTTGCGCGCCTGATGCACTGGGCGCTGTACCTGTTCATGATCGCCATGCCGCTGCTGGGCTGGCTGATCACCAGCGCCGAAGGGCACCAGGTGATGTTCTACGGTTTCGATCTGCCGCTGCTGGTCGATCAGGACAAGGCATTCGCCAAACAGCTGGAAGGCTGGCATGTACTGGGCGGCACCATCGGCTACTGGTTGATCGGCCTGCATGCCCTGGCGGGGCTGTATCACCACTACATCGTGCGCGACAACACGTTGCTGCGGATGATGCCAAAGCGCGGCTGA